A single genomic interval of Vairimorpha necatrix chromosome 5, complete sequence harbors:
- a CDS encoding reverse transcriptase: protein MEYKAVSPIVIKKSPSVLKSILYDFARQCQDWSEFLRRTEEVSWIAFPMKSNTTNTDETLDNRTLKVAPSKKGNMPYTIENYKINSCFTNPCYINVEFNRKRHRALFDTGADVSLIPTRVLEGTNIRFTRSSTIIRAASGTPLEFTGRCLNINFRTENTSITFSPYVTEWTPDYIILGVDAIRTNPILLEQLIRKFANTVKKGSLINKVNYISIEEKYHDMFKTEISELTLCNMGKHQIETTVANAIYQKNGKIPLHFEE from the coding sequence ATGGAGTACAAAGCAGTCAGCCCCATAGTAATCAAGAAGTCTCCTTCAGTCCTCAAATCAATTCTTTATGATTTTGCTAGACAATGCCAAGATTGGAGTGAATTCCTGAGGCGCACAGAGGAAGTTTCTTGGATAGCATTCCCTATGAAAAGTAACACGACTAATACGGACGAGACACTAGATAACAGGACTTTGAAGGTCGCACCATCGAAGAAAGGAAATATGCCATACACCATAGAAAACTACAAGATAAACAGCTGTTTCACTAACCCTTGCTACATAAACGTAGAATTCAATCGTAAACGACATCGAGCATTATTTGATACCGGAGCTGATGTCTCCCTGATACCCACAAGAGTCCTCGAAGGGACAAATATCAGATTTACCAGATCTTCAACGATCATACGAGCAGCATCAGGGACACCATTGGAGTTTACAGGAAGATGTCtaaatatcaattttaGGACGGAAAACACTTCAATTACTTTCAGCCCTTACGTCACAGAATGGACACCGGACTACATAATCTTAGGAGTTGACGCTATACGAACGAACCCCATATTACTGGAACAACTGATCAGAAAATTCGCCAATACAGTCAAGAAAGGCTCACTGATTAACAAAGTCAATTACATCTCAATCGAAGAGAAATACCATGACATGTTCAAAACTGAAATTTCAGAGCTTACACTTTGCAACATGGGGAAACATCAAATCGAGACAACAGTAGCGAATGCAATTTACCAGAAAAACGGAAAGATTCCTCTGCACTTCGAAGAGTAA
- a CDS encoding reverse transcriptase, whose product MQFVNKGAFDMATAIKTVGCFSDKKEEDIHTWLRDTTFTARVFGLTEDQTARLICLGLRGPALSWIAMAFERVSELDLAEVTKSLKSRFYSSQKTLATLDGVLNRNNLAT is encoded by the coding sequence ATGCAATTCGTAAATAAAGGAGCATTCGACATGGCGACAGCGATAAAAACTGTTGGCTGCTTCAGTGATAAGAAGGAAGAGGATATACATACATGGTTGCGTGACACAACGTTCACGGCGAGGGTTTTTGGACTGACAGAAGATCAGACCGCCAGACTTATCTGCCTGGGTCTACGGGGGCCAGCCCTCTCATGGATAGCAATGGCATTTGAACGGGTGTCCGAACTTGATCTGGCAGAGGTTACTAAGAGTCTAAAATCGAGATTTTACAGTTCACAGAAAACTCTGGCCACTCTAGACGGGGTTTTAAACCGCAACAATTTGGCAACCTAG
- a CDS encoding reverse transcriptase, whose amino-acid sequence MEYKAVSPIVIKKSPSVLKSILYDFARQCQDWSEFLRRTEEVSWIAFPMKSNTTNTDETLDNRTLKVAPSKKGNMPYTIENYKINSCFTNPCYINVEFNRKRHRALFDTGADVSLIPTRVLEGTNIRFTRSSTIIRAASGTPLEFTGRCLNINFRTENTSITFSPYVTEWTPDYIILGVDAIRTNPILLEQLIRKFANTVKKGSLINKVNYISIEEKYHDMFKTEISELTLCNMGKHQIETTVANAIYQKNGKIPLHFEEVAPVTKPDGSIRLCIDYRELNKITVKDKCPLPRIDIILDDLADATIFSTLDATSGYYQIALEERGRHYEFNRMPFGLCIAPATFQRTMDKIFVKENRKFVIPYLDDIIIYSKNHQEHREHLEIVLGKLKAAGIALNRKKCHFFKEEIKILGNIVTNKTIKPDTEKVKAINEYNEPKKEKRAFEDLKRLLTEETIRYNINLRKPFILTTDASEQGIGAILHRLEMMEGALHKELWAVVKGIENYRHYLLGREFILKTDHKALTYLWEAKNPTSRLLRWAMKLQEYAFQSTYIKGEVNGADGLSRQTPTEKDINIIEATGPSDEDRQKILESYHLYVGHASASTMSFMISQRYKWAGMHKDIKERVEKCKTWLKSGYPLRNTKNKVIRSERPNKIWVIDLIGRICDTSGQNSFIFIAIDHYSKWVETAVINYKTGPTIMGLIQQLIIEKHGIPERILTDNGPEFINSDIKDLAEKNGIDWQYSSPEHHETVGAVEKANQTLMKILNKITDFGRASWKNKLPEATRCLNLKNKLPMLSVDKALDKEEVTFAAEETKSKRDENFEKYKKAIVKGKVEVAKKLNVSDKVLIYRETKSQKFKCNWEDGYVITEIILPDAYVVKKEWKSIQA is encoded by the exons ATGGAGTACAAAGCAGTCAGCCCCATAGTAATCAAGAAGTCTCCTTCAGTCCTCAAATCAATTCTTTATGATTTTGCTAGACAATGCCAAGATTGGAGTGAATTCCTGAGGCGCACAGAGGAAGTTTCTTGGATAGCATTCCCTATGAAAAGTAACACGACTAATACGGACGAGACACTAGATAACAGGACTTTGAAGGTCGCACCATCGAAGAAAGGAAATATGCCATACACCATAGAAAACTACAAGATAAACAGCTGTTTCACTAACCCTTGCTACATAAACGTAGAATTCAATCGTAAACGACATCGAGCATTATTTGATACCGGAGCTGATGTCTCCCTGATACCCACAAGAGTCCTCGAAGGGACAAATATCAGATTTACCAGATCTTCAACGATCATACGAGCAGCATCAGGGACACCATTGGAGTTTACAGGAAGATGTCtaaatatcaattttaGGACGGAAAACACTTCAATTACTTTCAGCCCTTACGTCACAGAATGGACACCGGACTACATAATCTTAGGAGTTGACGCTATACGAACGAACCCCATATTACTGGAACAACTGATCAGAAAATTCGCCAATACAGTCAAGAAAGGCTCACTGATTAACAAAGTCAATTACATCTCAATCGAAGAGAAATACCATGACATGTTCAAAACTGAAATTTCAGAGCTTACACTTTGCAACATGGGGAAACATCAAATCGAGACAACAGTAGCGAATGCAATTTACCAGAAAAACGGAAAGATTCCTCTGCACTTCGAAGA AGTTGCTCCGGTAACGAAACCTGATGGGTCGATCAGGCTCTGTATAGATTACAGAGAGCTCAACAAGATAACAGTCAAAGATAAATGCCCCCTCCCACGAATTGATATAATTCTCGACGATCTAGCTGACGCTACTATCTTTTCGACATTAGATGCTACGTCGGGATATTATCAGATAGCCCTTGAAGAA AGAGGAAGACATTATGAATTTAACAGGATGCCGTTTGGGCTATGTATCGCTCCTGCTACTTTTCAGAGAACTATGGATAAGATCTTTGTGAAAGAAAACAGAAAATTTGTCATACCATACCTGGATGACATTATTATCTATTCTAAAAATCACCAGGAACACCGTGAACACTTGGAAATCGTATTGGGTAAGCTTAAGGCAGCAGGAATCGCACTTAACAGGAAGAAGTGTCACTTCTtcaaagaagaaattaaaattctaGGAAATATAGTCACAAACAAGACGATCAAACCGGACACAGAGAAGGTCAAAGCCATAAACGAGTATAATGAGCC CAAAAAGGAGAAACGGGCATTCGAAGATCTAAAGAGACTTCTCACAGAAGAGACAATAAGATACAATATTAATCTCAGGAAACCGTTTATACTGACTACGGATGCGTCAGAGCAGGGAATAGGCGCGATCCTTCACAGATTGGAGATGATGGAAGGAGCACTTC ACAAAGAACTTTGGGCCGTTGTAAAAGGCATCGAGAACTATAGACACTACCTCCTGGGTAGAGAGTTCATACTGAAGACAGACCACAAAGCGCTGACTTATCTATGGGAAGCTAAGAACCCTACCAGTAGATTGCTGAGGTGGGCAATGAAGTTGCAGGAGTATGCATTTCAATCAACCTACATAAAAGGAGAGGTTAATGGAGCAGACGGGTTAAGCAGACAAACCCCGACAGAgaaagatataaatatcatCGAAGCTACAGGACCAAGCGATGAAGACAGACAGAAGATCTTAGAATCCTACCATCTATACGTTGGACATGCTAGCGCTAGTACGATGAGCTTCATGATTTCTCAGAGGTACAAATGGGCAGGAATGCATAAGGACATCAAGGAACGCGTAGAAAAGTGTAAAACGTGGTTGAAATCGGGATACCCATTACGAaacacaaaaaacaaagttATACGATCAGAAAGGCCGAACAAAATATGGGTGATAGATCTCATAGGACGCATATGCGACACTTCGGGTCAAAACAGCTTCATATTCATTGCTATTGACCACTACTCTAAATGGGTCGAGACAGCTGTTATTAACTATAAAACAGGGCCGACAATAATGGGATTAATCCAGCAATTGATTATCGAGAAACACGGCATTCCAGAAAGAATCTTGACTGACAACGGGCctgaatttataaattctgACATCAAAGACCTGGCCGAAAAGAACGGTATTGACTGGCAATACAGTTCACCAGAACATCACGAAACTGTAGGCGCAGTAGAAAAAGCGAATCAGACGTTAATGAAGatactaaataaaattacagATTTCGGAAGGGCAAGCTGGAAGAACAAGCTTCCAGAAGCCACAAGATGCCTCAACCT GAAGAATAAATTGCCGATGCTGTCTGTAGACAAAGCGCTAGACAAGGAAGAAGTGACATTCGCAGCGGAGGAAACGAAGAGTAAGCGCGATGAAAACTTCGAAAAGTACAAAAAAGCAATCGTGAAAGGGAAAGTAGAGGTGGCGAAAAAGCTAAACGTAAGCgataaagttttaatatatcGTGAGACCAAAAGCCAGAAGTTCAAGTGCAATTGGGAAGATGGATACGTGATCacagaaataattttaccCGATGCCTATGtggtaaaaaaagaatggAAAAGTATACAGGCTTAA